In the genome of Acidobacteriota bacterium, the window CCGAGCCAAAACGCTCGCCGACCTCGCGGGTCACCTGAATGCCGCGGTTACCCTCCGGCCGCATCGCCTCCATGCTCTCCTCGAACTCCAGGCGACTGGCGGAGAGTAGAGCGATGGCGGTGACCACCAGACCGATCGCCAAGACCCAGCGCGGCGACGCCATGCACCAGCGCATCAAGCGGTGAATACCGAAGCTGTGCAGGTAGAGGTTGGGGCCACTGCTGCGGCGGCTGTAGCGATCCTCCCGCCAGGCGATCAAGGCCGGCAACACGAAGATGACGCTCAGCATGCAGAGCAGGATGCCGGTGCCGGTGAGGAAGCCCATCTGACGCAGGCCGGTGAAATCGGTCACCAGGAAGGCATAGAAGGTCGCTGCCGTGGTCACCGCCCCGACCACCACGGCACGTCCCGAGGATCCCGCCATGGCCGCCAGCGAAGCGGCGAGATCGCCGCCCTTGCGACGCTCCTCGACGAAACGACCGTAGGAGACGATGACGAAGTCGATGCCCAGGCCGATGAGGAGCGCCGCGGTGCCGCTGGTCGCCGAGCTCAGGCGGCCGAGGGAGAGCTTCGCCAGGCCGAAGGTCAGGATCAGGCCGCAGACCAGTGGGATGGTGGCGAAGAGCAGCGGTCCTAGCCGGCGAAAGGCGAAGAGGAACAGGATTAGCACCCCGGCCAAGGAGGTGAGGGCGCCGACGATGCCGTCCTTTTTGATGAAGCGGGCGTCGTCGAGGGCGGTCAGGTAGCCGCCCCCCAGGGCCACTTCCGGCACCGGCGGCAGCTCGCCATCGTCGGCCTCGAAGCCGACCAGCTCGGGCCAGCGGCTCTGCACCGCGGCGACGCGATCCTCGACCGCCGCCACCAGGCGGATGTCGAAGTCGATGTCCGCCGGCGGCCGGATGGGCTCGGCGAGGATGAGCAACATGCGATGGTCACGGGACAGGTAGTAGCCACTCGACCAGTCGACGTTGAGGGCCCCGCGGGAGCCCTGGACGCGATCCAGGAAGAGCTCCACCAAGCCCAGCGGATCGACCAGCAGGAGCTGCTTCAGGCTCTGCCCCTGGGGGGTTCCGAGCAGCCGGCGCATCTCCTGGACGCGTTTCCGAATGCCTTCGTCCGAGAGCTTTTCGGCGAGGCGCTCACGGCCGGCCTGGTCGAGAAACAGCACTGCCTTGGGGTAGAACTCGCGCAGCAGCTCCTCGGTGTTGCCGAGGCGATACTCGATGCCCTTGATCTCCTCCCGCCCTTCGAGCTCGACGGCGAGCTCGTCGACGAAGGACTCGTAGGGATCGAGCACCGCGTTTTCCGGCAGGCGCACCGCCACCGGCAGGTAGTCGATGGCACCGAACTGCTCGAGGGTCTCGAGGAAGGTGTCGATGGCCGGATCGTTGCGCGGCAGCAGGTTGAGCACATCGGTGTCGAAACGCAGCCGCGAGGTCAGAAAGATCGACACCACCACCAGCAACCCGGTGACGACGAAGATGCGCCGATAGTTGTGGCGCGCCCACAGGCCCAAGCGGTTGAGGAGCGGAGCTCGCGAATCTAGCGCCAACGGCGCCCCCTGTCAGCGATCGCCGGGACTGCCGAACGGTCTTCGAGGGCGCCCGGGCTCGCGAGGAAGGAAATGCTCATGGTCGAGCGCTAGGGCGCGCCGCCCTAGCTGGCACTGCTACCGGACGACAGGTGCTCGCGCAGCAGCTCGCGACCGAAAAGGGCGAAGTACTCGAGGCCGGAGTAGACGCTCGCGATCAGCGCGATCCACAGAGAGATCGGTGCCAGGTGACTGAATTGGCCGAGCTGATTGTAGAAAATCAGCAAGGCGATGGCGACGATCTGCAACACCGTCTTGACCTTGCCCGAGATGCCGGCGGCAATCACCAGCCCCTCGGACGCGGCGAAGGCGCGCAGGGAGCTGACGGCGAACTCGCGAGCGATGATCGCCACCACCATCCAGGCCGGGGCGACACCGAGCTCGACCAGCGAAATGAAAGCGGCCGAGGTCAGAATCTTGTCCGCCGCCGGATCGAGCAGCTTGCCGAGGCGGGTCTCCTGCTGGTTGCGACGGGCCAGAAAGCCGTCGAGGAAATCGGTCAGGGCGGCGAGCAAGAAGACGCCCAGGCCAATGAACTCCTTGCCGTCGATCTTGGTCAGTAGCACGACCACCAGCAGCGGTACGAGCAGAATTCGAAAGATCGACAGGAGATTGGGTGCGTTCAGCATGGAATGGGCCCGGCGAGAGGCGAATTGTACTTCAGCCGGAAGTCGAAGACCGACTCAGCGCAGCGGCTTGTTGGTGAGCACGACCCGATTGGCGCTGTCGCGCTCGAGCCGCGGCTTGGGGGCCGACGACAGCCGGGCCACCTTCACCGGCCGACCGCGGTAGAGGCTGAGGACCTTCTCGACGTAACGCTCGGTCTCGGCATAGGGCGGGATGCCGGAGTGTCGGGTCACCGCCGTCGGCCCGGCGTTGTAGGCCGCCAAGGCCAGATCCAGACTGCCGAAATGGTCCAGCATTCGCCGCAGATAGGTGACTCCGCCGCGCACGTTCTGTTCCGGATCGTAGGCATTCTCCACCGCCAGCTCGCGCGCCGTCGCCGGCATCAGCTGCATCAATCCCATCGCCCCTTTGTGGGAGCGGGCTCGCGGATCGTAGGAAGACTCGACTCGGATGACGGCGTCGACCAAAGCCGGATCGAGGCCATAACGAACGCTGTGACGACGCACCAGTGGCGCGAAGCGGGAGCCATCCCGAAAGGTCGTCGAACGGGACCGCTTGGCCTGCGGCCGCTGGCTCGTGCCGACGTTGTAGACCACCACCTTGCCATCGGGCCGGGTCTCGACCCGCACCTCCGCCTGCACGCCGGTCGTCGCCAGCAGGGCGCCAGCGATCAGAGACGGCAAGAGGGTGTGAAAAATCTTCAAAACGACGGCGCTCTCCAAAGTCGAAACGTCAGTTTAGCCGATCCCCGTTCGGCGGGCCAAGGCGGCGGCGTCCGATCAACGCCTCTCGGTGAACACGACAGTGGTCAAAGCGGGGACCCGAAACCGTCCGGAGTCGGGTTTCCAGGAAACCCGCCGCAGGACTTCGTCGGGGGAGCTGCGCTGCACCCGATGCAGCTCGAGAGCAGCGCCCCGTAGGCTGAGGGAATCGCCCTCCCAGGCCTCCGGCGTCGCGTTGAGGATCGCCACCAGCCGACGATGGCGGGAATCGACCCTGCCCTCCTCGTCGTGCAGACTCCAGACGATCAAACCGGGAACCTGGGCCGGGCCGACGTTGTGAAAACGCAGATGACTCCGCACCTCGTCGGCAGTCCGTAGACGCCACAGCGGCGAGCTGCGCCGGATCTGCAGCATTTCGCGGCAGTGGCGAATGCAACCGGCGATCTCGGAGGACGATGGCCGCAGACCAGGGTCGGCGAGCAGCGGGCGCAGCAGCTCCCAGCGCTGCCGGTTTTCTCCTGCCGGAGGAAGACCGACCCCCCAGCGGTGGCGAAGGCCGGTGAAGTCGAGAGCGTTGAACCAATCCCCCGAGTCGTAGCTGTTGCGATCTCCGGACTTCGAGCGCAGCAGCTCGAGACCGGCGTGAAGGAGTGGGACGCCTTGGGCGAGGAGCAGCAGGTCCAGCGCCAACCATTGCCGACGCGCCCGCTCGGCCATGGCGGTCGCCGGCGGCAGCTTCATCGCCAGGGCATCGAAGAAGGTCTCGTTGTCGTGAGCCTCGAGATAGTTGATCGACTCCCGGGGCGCCGCGGCATAGCCCAGGCCTCCGTCCCCTCCCCGCGCCCGGCGACCGTGGCGGTCGGTCCACTCGAAGGCGGCGAGGTTGCCGGCGAGGGACAAACGAACCACATCGGAGGCCT includes:
- the pgsA gene encoding CDP-diacylglycerol--glycerol-3-phosphate 3-phosphatidyltransferase; translated protein: MLNAPNLLSIFRILLVPLLVVVLLTKIDGKEFIGLGVFLLAALTDFLDGFLARRNQQETRLGKLLDPAADKILTSAAFISLVELGVAPAWMVVAIIAREFAVSSLRAFAASEGLVIAAGISGKVKTVLQIVAIALLIFYNQLGQFSHLAPISLWIALIASVYSGLEYFALFGRELLREHLSSGSSAS
- a CDS encoding MMPL family transporter; amino-acid sequence: MALDSRAPLLNRLGLWARHNYRRIFVVTGLLVVVSIFLTSRLRFDTDVLNLLPRNDPAIDTFLETLEQFGAIDYLPVAVRLPENAVLDPYESFVDELAVELEGREEIKGIEYRLGNTEELLREFYPKAVLFLDQAGRERLAEKLSDEGIRKRVQEMRRLLGTPQGQSLKQLLLVDPLGLVELFLDRVQGSRGALNVDWSSGYYLSRDHRMLLILAEPIRPPADIDFDIRLVAAVEDRVAAVQSRWPELVGFEADDGELPPVPEVALGGGYLTALDDARFIKKDGIVGALTSLAGVLILFLFAFRRLGPLLFATIPLVCGLILTFGLAKLSLGRLSSATSGTAALLIGLGIDFVIVSYGRFVEERRKGGDLAASLAAMAGSSGRAVVVGAVTTAATFYAFLVTDFTGLRQMGFLTGTGILLCMLSVIFVLPALIAWREDRYSRRSSGPNLYLHSFGIHRLMRWCMASPRWVLAIGLVVTAIALLSASRLEFEESMEAMRPEGNRGIQVTREVGERFGSGFDYMMLVLRGDSPREVVALADRAAEGARGLVEEGVLNGYSGIDSLLPPTAQQAAVLDWLERGRGELLDIDRIRERFRSEATAEGLRAAPFEPGLDLLGEALAHSEPIGLGDFSSSTQAKALLDRFAQETDDGWVSIVYLYPPENLWRREPPPRCVEWAEELGPNAILTGTNVVNERVRSRVRPDAWLAGILGLVLVAILLYLDFRSIRHTLLSLSPLAVGICWMLGAMVQFGIDLNFMNIFVTTMIIGIGVDYGLHIVHRFREESGGDVERGLIDTGNAIVVAALSTVCGFGSLVFSHYPGLRSVGFVAVLGALSTALVSVTLLPALLTWSRRRS
- a CDS encoding lytic transglycosylase domain-containing protein; the encoded protein is MKIFHTLLPSLIAGALLATTGVQAEVRVETRPDGKVVVYNVGTSQRPQAKRSRSTTFRDGSRFAPLVRRHSVRYGLDPALVDAVIRVESSYDPRARSHKGAMGLMQLMPATARELAVENAYDPEQNVRGGVTYLRRMLDHFGSLDLALAAYNAGPTAVTRHSGIPPYAETERYVEKVLSLYRGRPVKVARLSSAPKPRLERDSANRVVLTNKPLR